The Musa acuminata AAA Group cultivar baxijiao chromosome BXJ1-3, Cavendish_Baxijiao_AAA, whole genome shotgun sequence genome window below encodes:
- the LOC103978894 gene encoding protein ROLLING AND ERECT LEAF 2, translating into MGCAQSRVNNDEAVTRCKERRQWMNAAVVARNAFAAAHSAYAASLKDTGAALSEFGQVAAHDSVHSSPSSSTGGGTSATGAPVIAAPVQPPTETLLPPPPPLPEFSPSPLHRSISMPDLPKKFPSKIHQAAPILEEDNEGDDEAEEENDGGLNRRRRPSEAAGGSPSLSPSPAPPPPLSLQPTSQPEAWGLTDENVPVPSLTQAGGIRPEREESPEKKTVPAAPPSSIDLMKVLTDLDDLFLRASESTHEVSKVLEATRMHYHSNFVDSRGHVDHSVRVMRVITWHRSFEVTPGADGSKGDFIDDEWETHATVLDKILAWEKRLYDEVKAGRLTKIEYHRKVALLNRQKKGGASGESLQRTKAAVSHLHTKYVVDMQSMDSTVAEIQRLRDKRLYPKLVELVEGMAKMWQAMHMHHYSQLKMMEGIKALDISNASKETSEHHHKRTLQLLDIVREWQSQLHKLVTHQKQYVGALDSWLKLNLIPIDGSLKEKVSCPQRPAHAPIQTLVHAWHEYLEKQLPEELANTALLSFSAVLNTIEAVQQEELKQKERCGEIQKAYLQKKRAFEDWCQKHSQKRMGEPETGGEAASQNDPVGERRRVVESLKSKLDEEVEAHKGICKQVREKSSVTLKTHLPELFRAVSDFAELCSKMYTSLKLVTDQNPLTKAT; encoded by the exons ATGGGGTGCGCGCAGTCGAGGGTGAACAACGACGAGGCGGTGACGCGATGCAAGGAGCGGCGGCAGTGGATGAACGCGGCGGTGGTCGCGCGAAACGCCTTTGCCGCTGCCCACTCCGCCTACGCCGCCTCTCTCAAGGACACGGGTGCCGCCCTCAGCGAGTTCGGCCAGGTTGCAGCCCATGATTCCGTCCActcttctccctcctcctccaccggCGGCGGCACTTCTGCCACCGGCGCCCCCGTCATCGCCGCTCCTGTCCAGCCGCCCACCGAGACCCTCTTACCGCCCCCGCCGCCGCTCCCAGAGTTCTCTCCCTCCCCTCTCCATCGCTCCATAAGCATGCCCGATCTCCCCAAGAAGTTTCCCTCCAAGATTCATCAAGCCGCCCCCATCCTCGAGGAGGACAACGAGGGGGATgacgaggcggaggaggagaacgACGGCGGCCTTAACCGCCGCCGCCGGCCCTCCGAAGCCGCCGGGGGCTCCCCTTCCCTCTCACCCTCCCCCGCCCCGCCGCCGCCACTCTCACTTCAACCAACGTCGCAGCCCGAGGCTTGGGGTCTTACGGACGAAAACGTGCCGGTTCCATCGCTAACCCAAGCGGGCGGGATCCGGCCTGAGAGAGAGGAATCCCCGGAAAAGAAGACGGTGCCAGCCGCACCGCCCAGCAGCATCGATCTCATGAAGGTGCTTACAGATCTTGATGATCTTTTCCTCAGGGCGTCAGAGAGTACACATGAAGTTTCAAAGGTGCTTGAGGCGACCAGAATGCATTACCACTCTAATTTTGTGGATAGCCGAG GTCATGTCGATCATTCTGTGAGGGTCATGCGTGTTATTACATGGCATAGGTCATTTGAAGTTACTCCTGGTGCAGATGGCAGTAAGGGTGATTTCATCGATGATGAATGGGAAACTCATGCAACTGTGTTGGATAAGATCCTAGCATGGGAAAAAAGATTATATGATGAAGTTAAG GCAGGTAGGCTTACGAAAATTGAATATCATAGGAAGGTTGCTTTACTGAACAGGCAAAAGAAGGGTGGTGCAAGTGGCGAATCACTACAAAGAACTAAAGCAGCTGTGAGCCATTTGCACACTAAATACGTTGTTGATATGCAGTCAATGGATTCAACTGTGGCAGAAATCCAACGTCTGCGTGATAAACGGCTTTATCCGAAACTAGTGGAACTCGTTGAAGG GATGGCCAAAATGTGGCAGGCCATGCACATGCATCACTATTCCCAGCTGAAGATGATGGAAGGTATCAAAGCTCTCGACATTTCAAATGCTTCCAAGGAGACAAGTGAACATCATCACAAGCGCACTTTGCAGCTACTCGACATTGTCAGGGAGTGGCAATCGCAGTTGCATAAACTTGTTACCCATCAGAAACAGTATGTGGGTGCTCTTGATAGTTGGTTGAAGTTGAATCTTATTCCAATCGACGGCAGCTTGAAAGAGAAAGTGTCATGTCCGCAAAGGCCAGCTCATGCCCCGATTCAGACTCTTGTGCATGCATGGCATGAGTATCTTGAGAAGCAGCTCCCTGAGGAGCTTGCAAACACTGCTCTCCTCAGCTTTTCAGCGGTCTTAAACACGATAGAGGCAGTGCAACAGGAAGAGCTGAAGCAGAAAGAGAGATGCGGGGAGATCCAAAAGGCGTATCTGCAAAAGAAACGGGCTTTTGAGGACTGGTGCCAAAAGCATTCGCAGAAGAGGATGGGCGAGCCGGAGACTGGTGGGGAGGCAGCAAGTCAAAATGACCCCGTGGGGGAAAGGAGGCGTGTGGTGGAATCTCTCAAAAGCAAGCTTGATGAAGAAGTAGAAGCCCACAAAGGGATATGCAAGCAGGTGAGAGAGAAGTCATCGGTTACTCTCAAGACGCACTTGCCAGAGCTTTTCCGTGCTGTGTCGGACTTTGCTGAACTCTGTTCTAAGATGTATACCAGTTTAAAGTTGGTCACGGATCAGAATCCGCTGACCAAAGCTACTTAA